A single window of Planctomycetia bacterium DNA harbors:
- a CDS encoding DUF1552 domain-containing protein, with protein MTRRGVSRRSVLKGLGAAVALPLFDSGWPNRVVAAEAVAHTPRRVAFLYVPNGVNMAHWRPEQTGTGYTLPSILEPLASFREDMLVLSGLTCDKARPNGDGAGDHARSLSAFLTASQARKTHGADIFVGTSIDQVAAERVGTQTRFSSLEIGCEPARQSGDCDSGYSCAYSSSMAWKSPTQPLGKEIDPRQGFERLFGSGESGASAERKQDRQSVLDYVQGDANRLRGRLGTTDRRKLDEYLTAIRELELRISRHEDRAKEFKPNFEQPTGIPDNYGEHIRLMGDLMVLAFQSDSTRICTFVFANEGSNRDYRLIDVPEGHHDLSHHGSEAAKLEKIRKINHFHTTQLAYILEKLKATPDGDGNLLDNSMIVYGSGIGDGNRHNHDDLPILLAGRGGGTITPGRHIEFSDETPLANLYLSMLDRIDAAVDHHGDSTGRLGELEV; from the coding sequence ATGACACGACGTGGCGTATCGCGGCGAAGCGTGCTCAAGGGGCTGGGAGCGGCGGTGGCGCTGCCATTGTTCGATTCCGGCTGGCCGAATCGCGTCGTCGCTGCCGAAGCGGTCGCGCATACGCCGCGCCGCGTGGCGTTCCTGTACGTGCCCAACGGCGTCAACATGGCCCACTGGCGACCGGAGCAAACGGGAACCGGCTACACGCTGCCGTCGATCCTGGAACCGCTCGCCAGTTTCCGCGAAGACATGCTGGTGCTGAGTGGACTGACCTGCGACAAGGCCCGGCCGAACGGCGATGGGGCGGGTGACCACGCCCGCTCGCTATCGGCGTTCCTCACCGCGAGCCAGGCGAGGAAGACGCACGGCGCGGATATCTTCGTCGGCACATCGATCGACCAGGTAGCCGCCGAACGCGTGGGCACCCAGACGCGGTTTTCTTCGCTCGAAATCGGCTGCGAACCGGCGCGTCAATCGGGCGATTGCGACTCCGGGTACAGCTGCGCGTACTCGTCGAGCATGGCCTGGAAGTCGCCGACGCAACCGCTGGGAAAAGAGATCGACCCGCGGCAGGGCTTCGAGCGGCTGTTCGGCAGCGGCGAGTCCGGCGCGTCGGCCGAACGGAAGCAAGATCGCCAGAGCGTGCTGGATTACGTGCAAGGTGACGCCAATCGGTTGCGCGGCCGGCTGGGGACGACCGATCGTCGCAAGTTGGACGAGTACTTGACTGCCATCCGCGAGTTGGAGCTCCGCATCTCCCGGCACGAGGACCGTGCGAAGGAGTTTAAGCCCAACTTCGAGCAACCGACGGGCATTCCGGACAATTATGGCGAGCACATTCGCCTGATGGGCGATCTGATGGTGCTAGCGTTCCAATCGGATTCGACGCGGATTTGCACCTTCGTCTTCGCCAACGAAGGGAGCAACCGCGACTACCGTTTGATCGACGTGCCGGAAGGACATCACGACCTTTCCCACCACGGCAGCGAAGCGGCGAAGCTGGAAAAGATCCGCAAGATCAATCATTTCCACACGACGCAATTGGCCTACATCCTGGAGAAGCTGAAAGCGACTCCGGACGGCGACGGCAACTTGCTGGACAATTCGATGATTGTGTACGGCTCTGGCATCGGCGACGGCAATCGCCACAACCACGACGATTTGCCGATCCTGCTGGCCGGTCGAGGCGGCGGAACGATCACGCCGGGCCGCCACATCGAGTTTTCCGACGAAACCCCGCTGGCGAACCTGTATCTCTCGATGCTCGATCGCATTGACGCCGCGGTGGATCATCATGGGGATAGCACGGGGCGGTTGGGGGAGCTGGAGGTCTGA